From the Silurus meridionalis isolate SWU-2019-XX chromosome 5, ASM1480568v1, whole genome shotgun sequence genome, one window contains:
- the eif4ea gene encoding eukaryotic translation initiation factor 4E-1A isoform X2 encodes MAAAEPEVSPDAPNSEEDQCDGTSREIVNTEDYIKHPLQNRWALWFFKNDKSKTWQANLRLISKFDTVEDFWALYNHIQLSSNLMSGCDYSLFKDGIEPMWEDERNKRGGRWLITLNKQQRRADLDRFWLETLLCLVGEAFDDHSDDVCGAVVNVRTKGDKIAIWTTDYENKDAIVHIGHVYKDRLGVPPKVIIGYQSHADTATKSGSTTKNKFVV; translated from the exons ATGGCGGCGGCTGAACCG GAAGTTTCCCCAGATGCTCCGAATTCAGAGGAAGATCAGTGCGACGGAACCAGCAGAGAAATCGTGAATACTGAAGATTACATCAAACATCCACTACAGAACCG aTGGGCTCTCTGGTTCTTTAAGAATGACAAAAGCAAAACATGGCAAGCCAACCTGCGACTCATCTCAAAGTTCGACACGGTTGAAGACTTCTGGGC acTTTACAATCACATCCAGCTCTCGAGTAACTTAATGTCCGGATGCGATTACTCACTGTTTAag gatggTATTGAGCCCATGTGGGAGGATGAGAGGAATAAACGTGGCGGACGCTGGCTTATCACTCTGAATAAACAACAGCGCAGAGCCGATTTGGATCGCTTCTGGCTCGAGACG CTCCTGTGTCTGGTGGGCGAAGCGTTCGACGATCACAGTGACGATGTGTGCGGCGCCGTCGTCAACGTTCGGACGAAAGGAGACAAAATTGCAATATGGACGACAGACTATGAGAACAAGGACGCAATCGTACACATAGG GCATGTGTATAAGGACAGATTAGGAGTTCCACCCAAAGTCATCATCGGCTATCAGTCTCACGCAGACACGGCCACGAAGAGCGGCTCCACCACCAAGAACAAATTTGTTGTCTGA
- the adra1bb gene encoding adrenoceptor alpha 1Bb, giving the protein MVPENDSCALFNDTVCNGTGAHHPALRLSRALPLGLVLGAFIVFAALGNALVVASVLRDRRLRAPTHWLIANLAAADLLLSAAVLPVSAAHEILGRWAFGSVFCDVWAALDVLCCTASILSLCVISVDRYVGVSRPLAYSRIVTRRRAALAALSVWLASVLISVGPLLGWKQARSPDDTACDITEEPYYALFSSLTSFYIPLAVILAMYCRVYIVAKRTSRSLELGVRKERINSTDVTLRIHQGSRTREEAAQHHNHQHHQHQQRSALMVTVLKFSREKKAAKTVGVLVGAFTACWLPFFITLPIVSFNTDLRPPKAVSKFIFWLGYFNSCVNPVIYPCYSREFRRAFARILRCWRRGSAWRTFPPPGVASPFCQARKDSRDSMENFSSYMYGSHRTLSFSSPCPSPGIKSQFPFSEHGHGHGHGPSRSRNNSVLVENFTDRPLEPVREDTLQDNGQINPKNAETLSGKETHDKSSGEDRCS; this is encoded by the exons ATGGTTCCCGAAAATGACTCGTGCGCGCTCTTTAACGACACCGTGTGTAACGGGACCGGAGCGCACCACCCGGCCTTGCGCCTCTCCCGGGCGCTTCCTCTGGGTCTGGTCCTGGGTGCGTTTATCGTGTTCGCGGCGTTAGGCAACGCGCTGGTGGTGGCGTCGGTGCTGCGGGACAGGCGACTTCGGGCGCCCACGCACTGGCTGATCGCGAACCTGGCGGCGGCGGACCTGCTTCTCAGCGCCGCCGTGCTGCCGGTGTCGGCGGCGCACGAGATCCTGGGGCGCTGGGCGTTCGGCAGCGTGTTCTGCGACGTGTGGGCCGCGCTAGACGTGCTGTGTTGCACGGCGTCCATCCTGAGCCTGTGCGTCATCTCAGTGGACCGGTACGTCGGCGTGAGCCGCCCGCTGGCCTACTCGCGCATCGTGACGCGTCGCCGCGCCGCGCTCGCTGCGCTCTCGGTGTGGCTCGCCTCCGTGCTCATCTCCGTCGGCCCACTGCTCGGCTGGAAGCAGGCGCGCTCGCCGGACGACACCGCGTGCGACATCACCGAAGAGCCCTACTACGCGCTCTTCTCGTCGCTCACGTCCTTCTACATCCCGCTGGCGGTCATCCTCGCCATGTACTGCCGCGTCTACATCGTGGCCAAACGTACGAGTCGGAGTTTGGAGCTGGGTGTCCGGAAGGAGAGGATCAACTCCACCGATGTCACGCTGAGGATCCACCAGGGCTCCAGGACGCGCGAGGAAGCGGCACAGCACCATAACCATCAACATCACCAGCACCAGCAGAGGAGCGCGCTCATGGTCACGGTGCTGAAATTCTCCCGGGAGAAAAAAGCAGCCAAAACAGTGGGAGTTCTGGTCGGAGCGTTTACTGCGTGCTGGCTGCCCTTCTTCATCACCCTACCAATAg TCTCCTTCAACACTGACCTGCGTCCACCAAAAGCCGTCTCTAAATTCATCTTCTGGCTCGGCTACTTCAACAGCTGCGTGAACCCCGTCATCTACCCGTGTTACAGCCGCGAGTTCCGCCGGGCGTTCGCCCGAATCCTGCGCTGCTGGAGGCGTGGCTCGGCGTGGAGAACGTTTCCACCTCCTGGCGTCGCCTCCCCCTTCTGCCAGGCCAGGAAAGACTCCAGAGACTCCATGGAGAACTTCAGCAGCTACATGTACGGCAGCCATAGAACGCTGTCTTTCTCCAGTCCGTGTCCAAGTCCTGGGATCAAGAGTCAGTTTCCGTTCTCTGAGCATGGACACGGACATGGACACGGACCCTCACGGAGCAGGAACAACTCGGTGTTGGTGGAGAATTTTACAGATCGGCCGCTGGAGCCTGTCAGAGAAGATACGCTGCAAGACAACGGACAGATCAATCCGAAAAATGCAGAGACTCTCTCCGGCAAGGAGACGCACGATAAATCAAGTGGTGAAGATCGTTGCTCCTAA
- the eif4ea gene encoding eukaryotic translation initiation factor 4E-1A isoform X1, which translates to MAAAEPEVSPDAPNSEEDQCDGTSREIVNTEDYIKHPLQNRWALWFFKNDKSKTWQANLRLISKFDTVEDFWALYNHIQLSSNLMSGCDYSLFKDGIEPMWEDERNKRGGRWLITLNKQQRRADLDRFWLETVCILSHTHTHTHTHTHTHTHTHTHFYIEVFVHVEHCTFQLLCLVGEAFDDHSDDVCGAVVNVRTKGDKIAIWTTDYENKDAIVHIGHVYKDRLGVPPKVIIGYQSHADTATKSGSTTKNKFVV; encoded by the exons ATGGCGGCGGCTGAACCG GAAGTTTCCCCAGATGCTCCGAATTCAGAGGAAGATCAGTGCGACGGAACCAGCAGAGAAATCGTGAATACTGAAGATTACATCAAACATCCACTACAGAACCG aTGGGCTCTCTGGTTCTTTAAGAATGACAAAAGCAAAACATGGCAAGCCAACCTGCGACTCATCTCAAAGTTCGACACGGTTGAAGACTTCTGGGC acTTTACAATCACATCCAGCTCTCGAGTAACTTAATGTCCGGATGCGATTACTCACTGTTTAag gatggTATTGAGCCCATGTGGGAGGATGAGAGGAATAAACGTGGCGGACGCTGGCTTATCACTCTGAATAAACAACAGCGCAGAGCCGATTTGGATCGCTTCTGGCTCGAGACGGTCtgcattctctctcacactcacactcacacacacacacacacacacacacacacacacacacacacacacttttacattgAGGTGTTTGTTCATGTAGAACATTGTACGTTTCAGCTCCTGTGTCTGGTGGGCGAAGCGTTCGACGATCACAGTGACGATGTGTGCGGCGCCGTCGTCAACGTTCGGACGAAAGGAGACAAAATTGCAATATGGACGACAGACTATGAGAACAAGGACGCAATCGTACACATAGG GCATGTGTATAAGGACAGATTAGGAGTTCCACCCAAAGTCATCATCGGCTATCAGTCTCACGCAGACACGGCCACGAAGAGCGGCTCCACCACCAAGAACAAATTTGTTGTCTGA